In the genome of Candidatus Poribacteria bacterium, one region contains:
- a CDS encoding ornithine carbamoyltransferase (catalyzes the formation of L-citrulline from carbamoyl phosphate and L-ornithine in arginine biosynthesis and degradation), with protein sequence MVSNFSDPTVEIVMHLVKLDPWSETDILETVENSLKIKHHPEKYRHAVGGKSLCLLFQKTSTRTRCAGEIGITQLGGHAHYLDWRTTNFALADLSDEMRVLSGYVDIILARFLKHAELVEAAAAATVPVINGCCDKYHPTQALGDLMTIQEHLGRLEGVKLCFIGVHNNVCNSLIAAGMKVGMEITVVAPEVNPAAVDKELWEEASRKGLYKTLDTDTEAMESSLEKIIAESDVVYTDTWVDMEFFTDPAFAKERKRRLEKMMPYQLNAELLKGHKCRVMHCLPAHHGYEISGELVNDERSIIFEQSDNRLHSMKAILLKLLAYP encoded by the coding sequence ATGGTTTCTAATTTTAGCGACCCTACTGTGGAGATAGTTATGCACCTAGTTAAATTGGACCCATGGTCAGAAACAGACATTCTTGAAACAGTCGAAAACAGTCTGAAAATCAAACACCATCCCGAAAAATACAGACACGCTGTGGGGGGGAAGAGCCTCTGTCTGCTTTTCCAAAAGACCTCCACGCGAACGCGCTGCGCCGGTGAAATCGGTATAACGCAACTCGGGGGGCATGCCCATTACCTCGATTGGCGCACCACAAACTTCGCGTTAGCCGACCTGAGCGACGAAATGCGCGTCCTCTCCGGGTATGTTGATATTATCTTAGCCCGTTTTTTGAAACACGCGGAACTCGTTGAGGCGGCAGCCGCTGCAACTGTCCCCGTAATTAACGGCTGTTGTGACAAATATCATCCAACACAGGCACTCGGCGATCTGATGACGATACAGGAGCATCTCGGTAGACTGGAAGGGGTCAAATTGTGCTTTATTGGTGTGCATAACAACGTCTGTAATTCGCTGATTGCTGCCGGTATGAAAGTAGGTATGGAGATCACAGTCGTCGCACCAGAGGTGAATCCTGCTGCTGTGGACAAAGAACTATGGGAAGAAGCCTCTCGCAAAGGTCTCTATAAAACGCTCGATACCGACACCGAGGCGATGGAGAGTTCATTGGAGAAAATAATTGCCGAAAGCGATGTCGTCTACACTGATACATGGGTGGACATGGAGTTCTTCACGGATCCAGCTTTTGCAAAGGAACGGAAACGTCGGTTAGAAAAGATGATGCCGTATCAATTGAATGCGGAACTGCTAAAAGGGCATAAGTGTCGGGTTATGCACTGCCTTCCTGCCCACCACGGGTATGAAATTTCGGGTGAACTCGTTAACGATGAACGCTCAATTATCTTTGAACAATCCGATAACCGTCTCCATAGCATGAAAGCGATCCTTCTCAAGCTACTTGCGTACCCCTAA